In Papio anubis isolate 15944 chromosome 17, Panubis1.0, whole genome shotgun sequence, the following are encoded in one genomic region:
- the PHOSPHO1 gene encoding phosphoethanolamine/phosphocholine phosphatase isoform X3, with amino-acid sequence MSGCFPVSGLRCLSRDGGMAAQGAPRFLLTFDFDETIVDENSDDSIVRAAPGQRLPESLRATYREGFYNEYMQRVFKYLGEQGVRPRDLRAIYEAIPLSPGMGDLLQFVAKQGACFEVILISDANTFGVESALRAAGHHSLFRRILSNPSGPDARGLLALRPFHTHSCTRCPANMCKHKVLSDYLRERAHDGVHFERLFYVGDGANDFCPMGLLAGGDVAFPRRGYPMHRLIQEAQKAEPSSFRASVVPWETATDVRLHLQQVLKSC; translated from the coding sequence GACGGCGGGATGGCTGCGCAGGGCGCGCCGCGCTTCCTCCTGACCTTCGACTTCGACGAGACTATCGTGGACGAAAACAGCGACGATTCCATTGTGCGCGCCGCGCCAGGCCAGCGGCTCCCGGAGAGCCTGCGAGCCACCTACCGCGAGGGCTTTTACAACGAGTACATGCAGCGCGTCTTCAAGTACCTGGGCGAGCAGGGTGTGCGACCGCGGGACTTGCGTGCCATCTACGAAGCCATCCCTTTGTCGCCAGGCATGGGCGACCTGCTGCAGTTTGTGGCTAAACAGGGCGCCTGCTTCGAGGTGATTCTCATCTCCGATGCCAACACCTTTGGCGTAGAGAGCGCGCTGCGCGCCGCCGGCCACCACAGCCTGTTCCGCCGTATCCTCAGCAACCCATCGGGGCCGGATGCGCGGGGACTGCTGGCTCTGCGGCCGTTCCACACACACAGCTGCACGCGATGCCCCGCCAACATGTGCAAGCACAAGGTGCTCAGCGACTACCTGCGCGAGCGGGCCCACGATGGTGTGCACTTCGAGCGCCTCTTCTACGTGGGCGACGGCGCCAACGACTTCTGCCCCATGGGGCTGCTGGCGGGCGGCGACGTGGCCTTCCCACGCCGCGGCTACCCCATGCACCGCCTCATTCAGGAGGCCCAGAAGGCCGAGCCCAGCTCGTTCCGTGCCAGTGTGGTGCCCTGGGAAACGGCCACCGACGTGCGCCTCCACCTGCAACAGGTGCTGAAGTCGTGCTGA
- the PHOSPHO1 gene encoding phosphoethanolamine/phosphocholine phosphatase isoform X2 has translation MCQRLWPWPANQPLPGGLLPRPLSLAPSSSSSCCSPPCSQDGGMAAQGAPRFLLTFDFDETIVDENSDDSIVRAAPGQRLPESLRATYREGFYNEYMQRVFKYLGEQGVRPRDLRAIYEAIPLSPGMGDLLQFVAKQGACFEVILISDANTFGVESALRAAGHHSLFRRILSNPSGPDARGLLALRPFHTHSCTRCPANMCKHKVLSDYLRERAHDGVHFERLFYVGDGANDFCPMGLLAGGDVAFPRRGYPMHRLIQEAQKAEPSSFRASVVPWETATDVRLHLQQVLKSC, from the coding sequence ATGTGCCAGCGCCTCTGGCCGTGGCCCGCTAACCAGCCTCTCCCGGGCGGGCTCCTGCCGCGCCCCCTCTCGcttgctccctcctcctcctcctcctgctgctctccCCCCTGCTCCCAGGACGGCGGGATGGCTGCGCAGGGCGCGCCGCGCTTCCTCCTGACCTTCGACTTCGACGAGACTATCGTGGACGAAAACAGCGACGATTCCATTGTGCGCGCCGCGCCAGGCCAGCGGCTCCCGGAGAGCCTGCGAGCCACCTACCGCGAGGGCTTTTACAACGAGTACATGCAGCGCGTCTTCAAGTACCTGGGCGAGCAGGGTGTGCGACCGCGGGACTTGCGTGCCATCTACGAAGCCATCCCTTTGTCGCCAGGCATGGGCGACCTGCTGCAGTTTGTGGCTAAACAGGGCGCCTGCTTCGAGGTGATTCTCATCTCCGATGCCAACACCTTTGGCGTAGAGAGCGCGCTGCGCGCCGCCGGCCACCACAGCCTGTTCCGCCGTATCCTCAGCAACCCATCGGGGCCGGATGCGCGGGGACTGCTGGCTCTGCGGCCGTTCCACACACACAGCTGCACGCGATGCCCCGCCAACATGTGCAAGCACAAGGTGCTCAGCGACTACCTGCGCGAGCGGGCCCACGATGGTGTGCACTTCGAGCGCCTCTTCTACGTGGGCGACGGCGCCAACGACTTCTGCCCCATGGGGCTGCTGGCGGGCGGCGACGTGGCCTTCCCACGCCGCGGCTACCCCATGCACCGCCTCATTCAGGAGGCCCAGAAGGCCGAGCCCAGCTCGTTCCGTGCCAGTGTGGTGCCCTGGGAAACGGCCACCGACGTGCGCCTCCACCTGCAACAGGTGCTGAAGTCGTGCTGA